Genomic segment of Streptomyces zhihengii:
TGACGGCCTGAGACGGGGCGGTCCGCCGGTGCTGCAACAATGGCGCACCGCAATGGCCGGGCCGGGACCTCCGGGCGACCGATGTCAGTACGAAGGGACACCCCGAACTCATGAGCGCGTCAGGCGGAACCAAGGCCATCGTGGCCGCGTTGTTGGCCAACCTCTCGATCGCGGTGGCGAAGTTCGTGGCGTTCATCTTCAGCGGTTCGTCCTCGATGCTCGCGGAGAGCGTCCACTCGCTCGCCGACTCGGGCAACCAGGGACTGCTGCTGCTCGGCGGCAAGAAGGCGCAGCGCGAAGCCACCCCCCAGCACCCCTTCGGGTACGGGCGTGAGCGCTACATCTACGCCTTCCTCGTCTCGATCGTCCTGTTCTCCGTCGGCGGCATGTTCGCCATCTACGAGGGCTACGAGAAGATCCGCCACCCGCACGAGATCACGGCCTGGTACTGGCCCGTCGGCGTCCTCGTCTTCGCGATCATCGCCGAGACCTTCTCCTTCCGGACGGCGATCAAGGAGTCCAACACCCTGCGCGGCAAGCTGACCTGGTCGCAGTTCGTGCGCCGGGCGAAGGCCCCCGAACTCCCCGTGGTCCTGCTGGAGGACCTGGGCGCGCTCGTCGGTCTGATCCTGGCCCTCGGCGGCGTCGGCCTCGCCCTGCTCACCGGCGACGGCGTCTGGGACGGCATCGGCACCCTGTGCATCGGCATCCTGCTCATCGTGATCGCCATCGTGCTCGCGGCCGAGACCAAGTCGCTGCTGCTGGGCGAGGCGGCCGGGCTCGACGACATCGAGAAGATCAAGGACGCCACCGTCGACGGCGAGACCGTCACCCGGATCATCCACATGCGCACGCTCCACCTGGGCCCCGAGGAACTGCTCGTCGCCGCCAAGGTGGCCGTCCGGAAGAACGAGACGGCCCAGGAGGTGGCCTCCGCCATCAACGCCGCCGAGGAGCGCATCCGCGCGGCCGTGCCGATCGCCCGGGTCATCTACCTGGAGCCGGACATCTACAGCGAGGCGGCGGCCGCCGCCGGAACCAACCCCGGCAAGGCCCCCGGCGGTCAGGAGCACTGACCTCCGGCCCGGCACGGCGAAGGCCCCCGACCCCACCGGGCGGGGGCCTTCGCCGTGCCCGCCGCCCCACGTCGCCCGACCCCGTGCCGCGCGCGCCGGGCTCTTGGCCGTCGCCGCGCAGGACCGCCGCACGACCCGGGCCCGGCCCGTCGGCGAGCGGGACAACGGCCGGATCCGGCCCCTGCTGACTGGGGCGGCCCGAGCCGATCGGTGTAGATTCGACACCGGAGTCAGACGTCGCTGCTGATGGCGGTCGGGCGGTCCGCGAAGGCACGGGGACCGGCCGAGGGAGAGAGGGCCTCCGACGGACTGTCCTGCCGATGCCCGGGCATTCGTATGCCCAGGCCGCAGCAGTGCCAGCCCATCCACCTCGACCCGAACCACACGAGGAGCAGTTCGCATGTCGACTCGTCCCACCGGCCAGGACTTCAAGGTCGCCGACCTCTCCCTCGCGGCCTTCGGCCGCAAGGAGATCACGCTCGCCGAACACGAGATGCCCGGCCTGATGTCGATCCGCAAGGAGTACGCGGCCGCCCAGCCCCTGGCCGGCGCCCGGATCACCGGCTCGCTGCACATGACCGTGCAGACCGCCGTCCTCATCGAGACCCTGGTCGCCCTCGGCGCCGACGTCCGCTGGGCCTCCTGCAACATCTTCTCCACCCAGGACCACGCCGCCGCCGCCATCGCGGTCGGCCCGGAGGGCACCCCCGAGAACCCGCAGGGCGTCCCCGTCTTCGCCTGGAAGGGCGAGACGCTGGAGGAGTACTGGTGGTGCACCGAGCAGGCGCTGACCTGGCCGGACACCGCCACCGGCGGCCCCAACATGATCCTCGACGACGGCGGTGACGCCACCCTGCTGGTGCACAAGGGCGTCGAGTTCGAGAAGGCCGGCGCGGCCCCGGACCCGTCCACCGCGGACAGCGAGGAGTACGGCCACATCCTGCGCCTGCTCAACCGCACCCTCTCCGAGAACCCGCAGAAGTGGACGCAGCTGGCGTCCGAGATCCGCGGTGTCACGGAGGAGACCACGACCGGTGTCCACCGTCTCTACGAGATGCACCGCGACGGCACCCTCCTGTTCCCGGCGATCAACGTCAACGACGCCGTCACCAAGTCGAAGTTCGACAACAAGTACGGATGCCGCCACTCGCTGATCGACGGCATCAACCGGGCCACCGACGTCCTCATCGGCGGCAAGACCGCCGTCGTGTGCGGCTACGGCGACGTGGGCAAGGGCTGCGCCGAGTCCCTGCGCGGCCAGGGCGCCCGGGTGATCATCACGGAGATCGACCCCATCTGCGCCCTCCAGGCGGCGATGGACGGCTACCAGGTCACCACCCTGGACGAGGTCGTCGAGACGGCCGACATCTTCGTCACCACCACCGGCAACAAGGACATCATCATGGCCTCCGACATGGCCAGGATGAAGCACCAGGCGATCGTCGGGAACATCGGCCACTTCGACAACGAGATCGACATGGCCGGCCTCGCCCAGCTCCCCGGCGTCGTCAAGGACGAGGTCAAGCCGCAGGTCCACACCTGGACGTTCCCCGACGGCAAGGTCCTCATCGTGCTGTCCGAGGGCCGCCTGCTGAACCTGGGCAACGCGACCGGCCACCCCTCCTTCGTGATGTCCAACTCGTTCGCGGACCAGACGCTGGCCCAGATCGAGCTGTTCACCAAGCCGCAGGAGTACCCGACCGACGTCTACGTGCTGCCCAAGCACCTCGACGAGAAGGTCGCCCGACTCCACCTCGACTCCCTGGGAGTCAAGCTCACCACCCTGCGTCCCGAGCAGGCGGACTACATCGGCGTGAAGGTCGAGGGCCCCTACAAGTCCGACCACTACCGCTACTGATCACGCCCGCCACCGCCGGCCGACACCGGCGCTGGACGTGACACCGGTACCAGGCAGGCCCCCGCACCCCCGTGTCGGGGGCCTGCCCCGTACCTCCCGAACGGCTCCGGCCGGCCGAGGCCGCCCCCTCACCGCCGAGCCTCACCGCGCAAGGACCCACGCCCCATGCCACGCGGCCGATATTCGCTCCACGATCCGCACGATCACACCCCCCTCGGTGACGAGCACTTCCACTGCGCCCCCGGGCCTTCCGGATGGCGCTATGTCTCCCGCACGGTCGGCCCCTCCGGACAGCAGACCGGCACCGTCGACCTGGCCGTCGACGAGCTCGGCCGCCCCATCCGGCTCGAACTGCACACGGCCGACTGGCAGGTCCGCGGCGCCGCGCTGGACGGCGTCACCTGGGTCCGGACCGACTCGTCGGGTGTGCACGCCGACGAAGGCACCGCACGCGCCCATGCCTTCACCGGCACTTCCCCCGCCTTCCTCGTGGCCACCGCCCGGCTGCTGCGGCTCACCCCTGGCTCACCGGCGACCCGCGTACGCCTGGTCGCCTTCACGGACCCCGTCCTCGCACCCCGTCACGTCGACCAGTCCTGGGCCCTGATGAACAGTGAAGCGCACGCCACTGACAACGGCCTCCTCGTCGTGGACGAGTACCAGGTCAGCGCACTCGACACGGGGGAGCGGCACACCGTGCACATCGCCGGGGACGTCGTCCTCGCGGCCCCCGGCATCGAGCTGGAGGACCTCGACGACCCGCCCAACGTCTTCCCCTGACGGGTATCCCCCGACCGGGCCCGGCCGGGACGGCGGGGTGACTGATCAGGAGGCCCGCAGGGGCTACGCGGGAGGCGCGAATCCGGTGGCGCCGGACGGCGTGGCCGTCGTCCCGGCCTCGGCAGGGGCGATCGGAGCAGCAGGGGCAGGGTCAGGGGCAGGTGCGACCGGCGTGGCGCCCGGCCCGGCCCCGGAGCCGCCCTCGGAGGGGCGGGCTTGCGAGGCGCGGGCCGCTCCGGCGTCGTGACCGCCGCCAGGGGCTGCGGTCCCGCCCTGCGCCCGGGCCGCGGCGAACGCCCGACGGGCGTCCCGCGCCTGCCGCTCGTTGAGCACCGCCGCCAGATAGGCCGCCGGCGGAACACCGTGAGGCGCGGGCGCCCCCGTACGCGCGACCAGATCGTCGGCCAGCCGGTGGGCCATCGACCAGCTCACCCCCGCGTCCAACTGCCCCATCCGCGTCAGGTACTGGCGTATCGCGAGCCACAGACCGTCCGGCACCCCCGACAGGTCCAGCTCACGGAACCGCCCGACCAGCCAGAACGGCGGAGGCGGCACGGCCAGTGAGCCCCGCTGCACGGGCACCCGCTCACGCACCACCAGCGTCCCCGCGAAGACGTCGCCGACGCGCCGCCCACGCTCGGAGACCAGCGACGCGATGCAGGCGATCACCCCGAAGGACAGCAGGATCTCGACGACGGACATCGCCCCGCGCACCAGCGCGTGACGGAACCGGATCGGCCCGCCGTCGTCCCTGACCACCCGGAGCCCGCACGCCATCTTCCCCAGCGAGCGGCCGTGGCTCAGCGTCTCCACGACGATCGGCCCACCGACCAGCACCAGCAGGAACGTGGCGATCGACACCGCCATGACCGCCGCCTCGTCCAGTGCCGCCGTCGCCACGGCCAGCCCGACCGACACCAGCAGGTACGCCGTCCACACCACGACCAGGTCGATCACGACGGCGAGCGCCCGACTCGGCAGCCTCGCCGGATGCAGTCCGAGGACGACCGCGTCCCCCGTCACAAGCCCGCTCACCGCAGCCACCCCTCCCTTGCCGGACCTTCCCTGCCCCTCGCACCGCCCAGTCTGCCAAGCTGACCCGCAGCGCGCCCCAGTAGTACGGACCCGTACGCACCCAGCTCCCGGAGCAGCAGCCGACCATGGACCTCGACGTCTTCGTGACCGCCCACCGTGCCGAATGGGACCGCCTCGAACACCTGCTGGGCAGGGGCAGGCATCTCACCGGCGCCGAAGCGGACGAACTGGTGGCGCTGTACCAGCGCACGGCCGGGCACCTCTCCCACATCCAGTCCAGCGCGCCCGACCCCATGCTGGTGGGCCGCCTCACCCAGCTCGTCGCCCGGGCGCGGGCCACCGTGACCGGCACCAGGCGCGCCGGATGGAAGGACGCGGTCACCTTCCTGACCGCGGGATTTCCCGCCGCGGTCTACCGCTCGCGCCACTGGTGGATACCGACGGCCGTGCTCTCCACCTTGCTGGCGGCCGTCATCGGCTGGTGGATCGGCACCCATCCCGAGGTCCAGGCCGCGATCGC
This window contains:
- the ahcY gene encoding adenosylhomocysteinase is translated as MSTRPTGQDFKVADLSLAAFGRKEITLAEHEMPGLMSIRKEYAAAQPLAGARITGSLHMTVQTAVLIETLVALGADVRWASCNIFSTQDHAAAAIAVGPEGTPENPQGVPVFAWKGETLEEYWWCTEQALTWPDTATGGPNMILDDGGDATLLVHKGVEFEKAGAAPDPSTADSEEYGHILRLLNRTLSENPQKWTQLASEIRGVTEETTTGVHRLYEMHRDGTLLFPAINVNDAVTKSKFDNKYGCRHSLIDGINRATDVLIGGKTAVVCGYGDVGKGCAESLRGQGARVIITEIDPICALQAAMDGYQVTTLDEVVETADIFVTTTGNKDIIMASDMARMKHQAIVGNIGHFDNEIDMAGLAQLPGVVKDEVKPQVHTWTFPDGKVLIVLSEGRLLNLGNATGHPSFVMSNSFADQTLAQIELFTKPQEYPTDVYVLPKHLDEKVARLHLDSLGVKLTTLRPEQADYIGVKVEGPYKSDHYRY
- a CDS encoding RDD family protein, with product MSGLVTGDAVVLGLHPARLPSRALAVVIDLVVVWTAYLLVSVGLAVATAALDEAAVMAVSIATFLLVLVGGPIVVETLSHGRSLGKMACGLRVVRDDGGPIRFRHALVRGAMSVVEILLSFGVIACIASLVSERGRRVGDVFAGTLVVRERVPVQRGSLAVPPPPFWLVGRFRELDLSGVPDGLWLAIRQYLTRMGQLDAGVSWSMAHRLADDLVARTGAPAPHGVPPAAYLAAVLNERQARDARRAFAAARAQGGTAAPGGGHDAGAARASQARPSEGGSGAGPGATPVAPAPDPAPAAPIAPAEAGTTATPSGATGFAPPA
- a CDS encoding cation diffusion facilitator family transporter → MSASGGTKAIVAALLANLSIAVAKFVAFIFSGSSSMLAESVHSLADSGNQGLLLLGGKKAQREATPQHPFGYGRERYIYAFLVSIVLFSVGGMFAIYEGYEKIRHPHEITAWYWPVGVLVFAIIAETFSFRTAIKESNTLRGKLTWSQFVRRAKAPELPVVLLEDLGALVGLILALGGVGLALLTGDGVWDGIGTLCIGILLIVIAIVLAAETKSLLLGEAAGLDDIEKIKDATVDGETVTRIIHMRTLHLGPEELLVAAKVAVRKNETAQEVASAINAAEERIRAAVPIARVIYLEPDIYSEAAAAAGTNPGKAPGGQEH